One segment of Belonocnema kinseyi isolate 2016_QV_RU_SX_M_011 chromosome 7, B_treatae_v1, whole genome shotgun sequence DNA contains the following:
- the LOC117177086 gene encoding BTB/POZ domain-containing protein KCTD12 — protein sequence MPDQEVEAIPSVVELNVGGVFYTTALTTLTRDTDSHLSAIFSEKPTLAKDAKGKYFLDRDGVLFRYVLDFLRNEALVLPEGFRERERLRQEANFYGLPGLVKAIQEHEDSSKLKAVTTKRGYITVGYRGSFAFGRDGLADVKFRKLSRILVCGRVALLRDVFGETLNESRDPDHGVTDRYTSRFFLKHSFIEQAFDMLQEQGFKLASSCGSGTAGGSAEQLKPGVDSEENRWNHYNEFVFERT from the coding sequence ATGCCCGATCAAGAGGTGGAGGCCATTCCCAGTGTTGTAGAATTAAACGTCGGTGGCGTCTTCTACACAACAGCCCTGACAACCCTTACTAGAGACACTGATTCCCACCTGTCAGCGATCTTCTCCGAAAAACCGACTTTGGCAAAAGATGCCAAGGGAAAGTACTTCTTGGATCGTGATGGTGTTCTCTTCCGGTACGTGTTGGATTTCCTTAGAAACGAAGCACTGGTTCTTCCTGAGGGTTTCAGAGAACGAGAGAGACTTAGACAAGAGGCTAACTTCTATGGTCTTCCAGGTCTCGTGAAGGCAATTCAGGAACATGAGGACTCAAGCAAATTAAAAGCGGTGACAACAAAGCGTGGCTACATCACCGTCGGATACCGTGGAAGCTTTGCTTTTGGCCGGGATGGCCTAGCAGATGTCAAGTTTCGCAAACTTTCAAGGATCCTCGTCTGTGGAAGAGTTGCTCTCTTGCGGGACGTTTTTGGGGAGACTTTGAATGAAAGTCGAGATCCTGATCATGGGGTGACAGACCGTTATacaagcagattttttttaaagcatagtTTCATTGAGCAGGCTTTTGATATGCTACAGGAACAGGGTTTCAAGTTAGCGTCTAGTTGCGGATCAGGGACAGCTGGAGGAAGTGCTGAGCAACTGAAGCCTGGTGTTGATTCCGAAGAGAACCGCTGGAATCATTACAACGAGTTTGTTTTTGAACGTACTTAA